The genomic interval GGCTGGTGTCCTCGGCCTTCACCTGGGATCACATCGCCGAGCGCCTCGCTGGACTCTACGACGATTGCCTCCGTGATCCGGGATTCGGATCCGCCTGAGCCTGCGTCCGCCCGCTGTGACGCTCCAAGCGCAACGCTTCGGCGATCCGGCGGCCGATCTCGGGGGACATGCGGGCCTTGCCCTCATCGTTGAGGTGATAGGTGTCGCGGAACCAAGCGTGCCGATCGAGCGGCTCGCCCACGTCCACGAATACGACCCCGCTTGCGACGCATGCCCGCCGCAAATCCGCCCGGAAGGCGTCGTAGCTCCAGCCCGGCCGGAAGCGCTCGCGGAAGCGGATGTGCTCGTCGGTCACCGGCATCAGCACCAGCACCGGCGGCGGAAGCCCCGCGTCCGCGGACAGCCGCCGCAGAGCCGAGATCGAGTCGAGGTCCGGCTCGAAGTCCCGAAACAGCCGATCGTGGTTCCCATCGTTGTCGCGGATCGGCCGGCCGTCGTAGGTGCCGGTGCCCTTGCGGACGACGAAGTCGAGACTGAAACGGCCTCGGAGCATCGACTTCGCGAAGCCGGAGAGGAACTGCCGCACCCGCGGCCCATTTCCCACCAGGCGCACGTTCTCTCGCACCCAGGGCACGCGGCTCGGCTGGTAGTTGAGGTACTTCTGCGAACGCTCCGCGCGGAGGCCGTGAAGGTTCAGATCGTCCACGGTCACGAAGATCACCACGCGCAGAGGGGAATCGAGGCGGTCGAGGTACATCCGCAGGAGCGACATACTCCCGGCCAAGGACGCGGAGCCATGCGGGAGCGGCCATGCCGGGGCCCCCAGCTCACGCGCCACCTCTCCGGCATCGAGGCCTTCCGCGAGGGTGCTGTTCCCGAGCAGCCAGAAGGCGTCAGCGAAGTCCCGCCCTTCCATCTCCGCGAGGCGGCTGTTGACCAGCCCGTCGAAGGAGCTTGGCGGGGGGATCCAGGCGGAGCGTTCGAACCACCGCACGCACGCTTCGGCGGCGGCCAGTAGCAGCACCGCGAGCAAAAGGCCCGCTCCAAGGCGGCGTGCGGGAGCGCGGCGCTCAGAATTGGAAGTAGATGAAGGGGGCATCGACATCACTTTGGTAGAGGCACATCACGAGCACCAGGAAGGCGTAGAAAACGCCGCGGAGCGGCCACACCCAGCCCCGGACGAAGACGTGACGGCCCGTGAGGCGTTGCGGCACGTCGAGCAGCAACACCAGGGTGAGCGGGAACGCAACCGACGACGCAACCTGCACCCAAGGTCCGGCTCGAAGGGGGATCGAACCGAGGCCCCAGAGGAAGGCAAAGGAATCCGCGAGATGGGCCGCGCGGAAAAACACCCAGCAAATCATCACGAGAGTCATCGTCAGGAGCCAGGAAGCGGCGGCCCAAGCGAGGCCGGCCACGACACCTAGACCGCGGGCCGGGGCTGGCCCGTCGTCAGGAAGCGGACGCCACTCCCGAAAGGCCTTGTGCACGCATAGCGCGACGCCGTGGAGCCCACCCCAAACGACGAAGTTCCAGCTCGCGCCATGCCAAAGGCCGCCGAGGAGCATGGTGGCGAGGAGGTTGAGGTAAGTCCGCAGGCGGCCGCACCGATTCCCGCCGAGCGGGATGTAGAGATAATCGCGCAGCCACGTTGAGAGCGAGACGTGCCAACGCCGCCAAAACTCGGTGACGGAACGTGACAGGTACGGCTGCTCGAAGTTTCGCATCAGCTCGATGCCGAAGCACCTCGAGACGCCCCGCGCGATGTCTGTGTACCCCGAGAAGTCTCCGTAGATCTGGATGGTGAACAGAAGGATCCCGGT from Phycisphaera mikurensis NBRC 102666 carries:
- a CDS encoding MBOAT family O-acyltransferase, whose protein sequence is MVFNSWIFAWFFLAVWIVYQGIGRRAQNLWLLLASYAFYGWWDWRFCSLLLFSTGVDYIVARLLAATSPSHRARRRALLGVSLLSNLGILGFFKYWNFFIDSAASTLGSLGLEANLPLLEVILPVGISFYTFQTIAYTVDVFRGRVEARRDLIDVALYVAYFPQLVAGPIERAQHMFHQFESPRRVDAEQLAGGAFLILTGLFKKIAVADAVAPLVQQAFTSPGDASWTTLATGILLFTIQIYGDFSGYTDIARGVSRCFGIELMRNFEQPYLSRSVTEFWRRWHVSLSTWLRDYLYIPLGGNRCGRLRTYLNLLATMLLGGLWHGASWNFVVWGGLHGVALCVHKAFREWRPLPDDGPAPARGLGVVAGLAWAAASWLLTMTLVMICWVFFRAAHLADSFAFLWGLGSIPLRAGPWVQVASSVAFPLTLVLLLDVPQRLTGRHVFVRGWVWPLRGVFYAFLVLVMCLYQSDVDAPFIYFQF
- a CDS encoding SGNH/GDSL hydrolase family protein yields the protein MLLLAAAEACVRWFERSAWIPPPSSFDGLVNSRLAEMEGRDFADAFWLLGNSTLAEGLDAGEVARELGAPAWPLPHGSASLAGSMSLLRMYLDRLDSPLRVVIFVTVDDLNLHGLRAERSQKYLNYQPSRVPWVRENVRLVGNGPRVRQFLSGFAKSMLRGRFSLDFVVRKGTGTYDGRPIRDNDGNHDRLFRDFEPDLDSISALRRLSADAGLPPPVLVLMPVTDEHIRFRERFRPGWSYDAFRADLRRACVASGVVFVDVGEPLDRHAWFRDTYHLNDEGKARMSPEIGRRIAEALRLERHSGRTQAQADPNPGSRRQSS